The following coding sequences are from one Dreissena polymorpha isolate Duluth1 chromosome 8, UMN_Dpol_1.0, whole genome shotgun sequence window:
- the LOC127840983 gene encoding uncharacterized protein LOC127840983 encodes MVPADAGANSKLLLMLECDLCKENYDQADRLPRQLPCQHTYCTCCLSRMLAGSTLCCPTCRRQHTTDGADVTSIPKSRLHCELLEVLIKGMSTNSNAPPMCAFCDEEHVVSFCDSCTKSMCDTCLAAHKKQKDTRKHKVRDVHVDTDSKTSASGSERALPLTNKTASKNGSLDAKVRVYAKCRQPGHETRDVVQFCQGCRTVVCSNCLVEQHHGHSCMNLTKALQSCEDKVNEELERIHDGSEGNSIRHVCDNVAKDRSSIIEFLGKRLQQLYSSYIDVLGEAKDNQLEQLKQYSDTITRELNEIKVQVDSIISRLKAWSHPADGPTRVDLAERIQAGFTLIRELEDLEARLAGVRDRHVSYTQACTTEDFGLIVGALGTVDTYTPEFTESPSTLSPTHLRPELRGEESHIYMDGSMLMNAFQSLTLHCQPESSLASANINTGSGVNSSSVTYKKVTMADTLRATSVRDGKANALPVSDKETNYPSIEQHGHDITYSTRNTDHMISDNNTHDALKGSAKMAAALNTQWAQNTLTKSAPMMNTLGTQDGLSKMTANLTKSLPPAMRQALASVHIINTARARLALRNLECSWCIEGGYVEVSSSSDDGARRCVETLEKSVEQRVVKFRKESRNVVESDKFIAFREMVTRRFYDMAWLSAAADKDEILVCATCTPVLDDVIGMVRRFLADNVVKTVRLTYPDNVVTFAAKRVKSLSKIKTSLSQFAVGIEVRGSSLEVQGVGVGVALACRQVARLMRKIASRLGGGQDRFDSDDEDDSEDETRFDDKEIALSKEEPISLSMHLLSKTTEIVVNAVCFTGDDVIIYVITGDIIALPVEAVVSPADEKLKHTGGLSKALVKAGGPIIQDECTSHVHQHGDLHPGDVFCSGAGSLPFAAIMHAVSCKWSQGPEIARANLTSAVTGALAEASSKGLSSVAVPALGTGAYKVPVQVSAEVTVQSVQAFLIREPHGVVREIFLCDVIPDTAQYFIAALQTAYTEEDILTSGSANTPLPPQRQQHAKDPRTLFMM; translated from the exons ATGGTACCAGCGGACGCAGGAGCCAACTCAAAACTGCTGCTCATGCTGGAATGTGACCTCTGTAAAGAGAACTACGACCAGGCAGACCGACTGCCCCGCCAGCTGCCATGTCAACACACTTACTGCACGTGCTGTCTGTCAAGAATGTTGGCGGGATCCACCCTGTGTTGTCCGACATGCCGTAGGCAACATACGACAGACGGAGCCGATGTAACGAGTATCCCCAAGTCGCGGTTGCACTGTGAGCTACTTGAAGTGTTAATCAAAGGTATGAGTACGAATTCAAATGCACCGCCAATGTGCGCGTTTTGTGACGAGGAGCACGTGGTATCATTCTGTGACTCGTGCACAAAGTCGATGTGTGACACGTGCTTGGCGGCGCATAAGAAACAGAAAGACACGAGAAAGCACAAAGTCCGCGATGTACATGTAGACACTGATAGCAAAACTTCGGCCAGTGGTTCTGAGCGAGCCTTGCCTTTAACCAACAAGACTGCGAGCAAAAACGGTAGTCTCGATGCCAAGGTCAGAGTATATGCGAAATGCAGGCAGCCAGGTCATGAGACGCGAGATGTTGTTCAGTTCTGCCAGGGATGCCGGACTGTGGTGTGTAGTAACTGCCTTGTCGAGCAACACCACGGTCATTCGTGTATGAACCTGACTAAAGCTTTACAGTCATGCGAAGATAAAGTAAACGAAGAATTAGAACGAATTCACGACGGTTCAGAGGGTAACAGTATTAGACATGTGTGCGATAACGTCGCCAAAGACCGTAGTAGCATTATCGAATTCCTCGGAAAACGTCTTCAACAACTATATTCTTCATACATTGATGTACTCGGCGAAGCCAAAGACAACCAACTTGAGCAACTGAAACAATACTCAGATACAATTACTCGAGagttgaatgaaattaaggttcaAGTtgattcaatcatttcgcgtctGAAGGCGTGGAGTCACCCGGCCGATGGCCCGACACGTGTCGACCTCGCAGAGAGGATCCAGGCTGGTTTTACACTGATACGGGAACTGGAAGATCTGGAAGCGCGCCTGGCGGGGGTCCGGGACCGGCACGTGAGCTACACACAGGCATGCACCACGGAGGACTTCGGGTTAATTGTAGGAGCCCTAGGAACCGttgacacgtatacacctg AGTTTACCGAATCTCCATCAACGTTGAGTCCAACCCACCTGAGGCCAGAGCTGCGGGGAGAAGAATCTCATATTTACATGGACGGATCGATGTTGATGAATGCCTTTCAATCTTTGACCCTACATTGTCAGCCAGAATCAAGCCTTGCCTCGGCAAATATCAACACGGGTTCCGGTGTCAACAGTAGTAGTGTCACATACAAGAAAGTTACAATGGCAGACACCCTCAGAGCAACTTCAGTCAGAGATGGGAAAGCGAACGCGCTACCTGTATCAGACAAAGAAACAAACTACCCGAGCATTGAACAGCATGGCCATGATATCACCTACTCCACTCGCAATACTGACCATATGATTTCAGACAATAATACTCATGACGCGCTCAAAGGGTCTGCCAAAATGGCGGCTGCGTTAAATACTCAATGGGCGCAAAATACTCTCACTAAAAGTGCACCCATGATGAATACTCTAGGAACACAAGATGGGCTCTCAAAAATGACGGCAAATTTGACGAAGAGTCTTCCTCCCGCCATGCGCCAAGCTCTGGCATCTGTGCACATCATCAACACTGCAAGAGCGAGGCTAGCGCTTAGGAACCTTGAGTGCTCTTGGTGTATTGAGGGTGGTTACGTCGAGGTGTCTAGTAGCAGCGATGACGGAGCGAGGAGATGCGTGGAGACTTTGGAGAAGTCCGTCGAGCAGCGCGTGGTGAAGTTTAGGAAGGAGTCCAGGAATGTCGTGGAGTCTGATAAGTTTATAGCCTTCCGCGAGATGGTGACTCGTCGCTTCTATGACATG GCGTGGCTGAGCGCTGCAGCCGACAAAGACGAGATCCTCGTGTGTGCCACGTGCACTCCAGTGCTTGACGACGTCATAGGAATGGTGCGTAGATTCCTCGCGGACAACGTCGTCAAAACGGTCCGTTTGACGTACCCGGACAATGTGGTTACCTTTGCAGCGAAACGCGTGAAGTCCCTGAGCAAGATCAAGACTTCCCTCTCGCAATTCGCAGTGGGGATAGAGGTTCGGGGCTCGAGCCTTGAGGTACAAGGTGTCGGCGTCGGTGTGGCGTTGGCGTGTCGCCAGGTTGCGCGCCTGATGCGCAAGATTGCTTCGCGTTTGGGTGGTGGTCAGGACAGGTTCGACTCGGATGATGAGGACGATAGCGAGGACGAAACAAG atTCGATGACAAAGAAATTGCCCTTTCAAAGGAAGAACCAATTAGTTTATCGATGCATTTGTTATCGAAAACGACCGAAATCGTCGTCAACGCGGTCTGTTTTACCGGGGATGACGTCATTATTTACGTCATCACAGGGGACATAATCGCCTTGCCCGTGGAAGCGGTGGTCAGTCCAGCAGACGAGAAACTAAAACACACCGGTGGCCTTTCCAAGGCCCTGGTAAAGGCGG GTGGTCCAATCATTCAGGATGAGTGTACGAGCCACGTGCATCAGCATGGTGACCTACATCCGGGTGACGTCTTCTGCTCGGGAGCCGGAAGTTTGCCATTCGCTGCCATCATGCACGCCGTCTCATGCAAGTGGAGTCAGGGACCGGAAATAGCGAGGGCTAATCTCACATCTGCTGTAACCGGTGCGCTAGCGGAAGCGTCTTCAAAGGGACTATCGTCTGTTGCAGTGCCGGCTCTTGGGACCGGAGCTTACAAAGTTCCGGTGCAGGTCTCAGCAGAAGTCACGGTACAGTCGGTTCAGGCGTTCCTCATCCGCGAGCCGCATGGCGTCGTCAGAGAGATATTTCTGTGTGACGTCATACCGGACACCGCCCAATATTTTATTGCGGCGCTACAAACAGCGTATACAGAAGAGGACATTTTGACTTCCGGAAGTGCCAATACACCTCTTCCGCCGCAGCGTCAGCAACATGCCAAAGATCCACGGACTCTGTTTATGATGTGA